GTTAGGTCATGGCGCCAAGTGCTAGGCTTTTTGAGTTAGTAATACAGCTTTGGAGAGCATTACTGAGTTTTGGCTTGAAAGATATTATAGCTGATGTAATTTCTgtttaagatttatattttaactaccAAAGTCTCAGCAATTGCATTTCCATTACTATGATTGGTGATGGTCAATAAACTTTGCATAATCAAGTTCCCATTGCCCCAGTTTTGAATGCAGGTTGGCAGCCATGCAGGGAGTTGCTATGTGTCTAATGGCTTTTTAATTACTATATGGTCTTTGTAACACTGATTACCCTACTGGGCCACCTCATGCAGGTAGACTAATGGTTACTTATATTAGCTTTTTCTATcacaatttaatatgtattgaaaatatttcaaacactaACATTCATgccttgttttataattattaagaaaaacaattttagttttattttacctaaatctaaaaaaaatatttgcatgtttgtGACACAGGAATCAAACCAATTATATATTAACCAACTAGTTGCAACACTATATTCGAATTTTGCAAGATAACACAAGGAGAACAATAGCTACCAAGCAATTAATTATGAGCAATTGAAGTCACTGCGTAATTATGTAACCAAGAGACAGCTTCGTTCAGTAATAAGTCATTGTCATCTTAAATGATGGAGCctaattaaatgataattagttGGGTACAATAACATAATACTACACTGTCAAACCAATggctttgtttaaataaatattttgaagagGCTCTATGctgtatacttttatttacagCAATCTTGGGACAGTAGTTCCGAGGTAATGCGTAACAAAAAACTCATGAAATAAGAGCCTCACTATTATCTCAATTTAATGTCTAGAATAGCGTGATCATTTGGGATAGTTACCATAAACtaggtttagattagcaagaaaaatTACAGAAGTCTACTGCAAGCAATTTTTACAGTGTAAGCTGATTTCTGCAGGACTTGCGACAAGTAACATGTGTATGGAACTAGTGAGCTATTGCTGCTAGTGTAAACATATCTGTAAGTTCTTGAATAAGTTATTGCTGCAACAACTTGCTAGTGTAATCTTAGGATTAAATatacatgttatttattatatactgtaagGAGAGGCACTTACTctatgttcaataaaaatatggaggtgatttttatttgtcccaaaatatacatttgaaCATTTAATGTGGGAAACGTCTTTATCGTAAGGCAAAACTAGTTCATTGTTTCAtagcattaattatttaatttgtaacaaaGATTGTATTTAACTATCTACTTTAATACTGATTTCTGGCAATGAAATATAAAGAACACATCAATCAAAATGAATATTCATATTATCAGGTTGTATTTTCATATGTGTTTCAGAAAGTATGTCACAATTTTCATTGCTATTTTGATAGAAACCGAATTAAAAACTTCTGTTAATATGATGGACAACTATGATCCTTTTTGCAATTAGTAAGCATTATGTCTATAATGTATCCCTTTTGATTGTAAAAGGGAAAAAATCTTCAATTAATTggagtaataaatatttgtaattcattCTGTAACCACAAAATGAAGTAATCATGTGACTCATTGTTTAGTATTATTCATAGTGTTTAGTTTCAAGGCACATTTATCTGTTATCATATTGGTTAGACAAACCTCTTTCTGTTCCTCTAGAAATTTGGTAGACAGCTGGTATGCTATAGCAGAGAACATCACGGGTGCTCAGATCCGTCTCCCGAACCCAGGAGACGACCGAACACACCCGACGAGAGGCATAATCTACTTTCACTTGTTAACACTAGTCCGCCGCCTCAACCTTAAATAAACTACGGTTTTTTGTTATCTAAGCGCCGGAAGGTCTCGCAGTTCGTGACTAGACTTGTACAGAGAGGAAAAGTCGCGGAAAATCAATCGCACAGATATGAATCACGGACACGGACGTCGCCGTATGGACACCTCGATAATATTGATCTAACTGTACTGCACGCGGGCGCGAGCACGTTAATGGATCTTCGCCACTCGAGCGGACCGACGTGCCTTGCGCCAGCACGTGAGAACTGTAAGACAATACGCGTGAAACTGTGTGAAAACGGGAGGCGTTGCCGTCCTCCTAAACACTAGCATCACGTCATTGAACCCAAATACGCACCAATAACACCACTTTCTGAACGACACCTTGTCTGTATTCTACGACTCACCGAAGCAAAAAATGTGGCGGCACCGAAATATCCTTGGTTTCAGGTTTACGTGCGAATAGATTTCACTTATTTCGTCAGTAGTCACTGGCTTTACGAGGATCTGTCACAGAAGGGTTGATGATCGGTGTCGTGTAGTAGGTAGCGACCTCTTTAgggcatttattttaatttattttacgtgtTTCCCTTCTTTTGAGGAGTTTTATGTAGAGTTGGGATTGTGTTTTACTAATAACTTCAAGGTGATAtacaatatagatatattattataatgtacaggcaataaaattatttataaatatgaaacaaatggctttctatataattttttttctatataaactcaaaatatcaCGCATTTTACCGAAGAggatgcagaggcgtaaccagagcacccacttttgccaagtatgttccgtccttTGATGCAATATGGGGCGAATCCAAagccatatcgggcgcaaattcaGTATTTCGGGCTAATACTAAGCATGAACcccaaaatatcactttgcccgacccggaattcgaacccaggacttcaccGCGCTGACATACCGTGCATGCAGTATAattacaccaccgaggcagtctttttattattttattaattttactttgcaACCTGTTTGTAGTGATTATCCTAACATATGTAATGaatcataatttattgcaattattttataatctaaaaCCAAACATAAGCAATCCTTGGAGTAAATGTATGAACATTTGTCTAGAAAATAaggtaatttttgttattaaaccgGCAACATTCTTAATGACATTTATATCTTCCCGttcaaaaatgataaaaataatacaagtcgttttattattgcatttatcTAGTCACAACACTTGTCAAATTCCGATAAATTTTGGTAGTAGCATAATGAACctaaagcaaaaattaaaagcaatggATGTCAAAACATTCACGATTGTGTCGCATTTTCATCGAAAATAAACAGAAAGTTGTACTATTGTTTTGGTATTGTGTGTTTTATATGTGGCTACGATGTCAGGTGGCCGTTTAGACGTAATATGGTCGCCTGTACATCacgataaatttataatatgggGTCCCGACATAACCTTATACGAAGTTGCGCGAATAAAAGAGATCGAAAAGAAAACTACTTGTAAGTACTTACGTGTGTACATATAGCGTATGCACTACGCACACACGTAACTCTACGCAGTCTATTGTGGTggtcgaaaataaaataaataatcaaatgatTTCACTCTCCAAATGCATGTTCTGTGCCCATAGTTTATGTCATGCTGCTTACGATTTTTTGTtacagtatacatataaaacaaaagtgtTTAAATGGTAGTACAAATGTATCCATTGATTGGACCTTATCTACTTAATTACCAACCATATCTAGTGCTGTATCTATGCCAgacactataattattattataataaattcacatagaatGTTTCAAAACAAAGCTCATTagccataaataaaaattgtttatacgCGAGATAAGATTAATTAACCAATGTAGCTATATTAAGAGCTGTGATACAATCTTGTCATCCTGCACATATCAATCTTTGTATGATGGACACTGTTTGTCACGGTTGATCGTTTGgtcttgtttatattattttgttttatgactcACAATGTGGTCATGATAATGAAACACATCCTCATGATAATGACAAAGGACTAACTTTTGGACTCCATATCATATGCAATCTAATATTCATAACAGTGCTGGTAATATATGGGCACAGATGTATTATTATCAATTGTATTATCAACTTGGTCaagtttgatttattataaaaagaaaaattctttatattattgcaaGACTGCCTCGGTTGTGTAGTATTATGGTACAACTATAGTGTTGAGGTCTTGAGTTTGATCCCTGGaatgaatatatttgtttttttactcagtatcagcctggaatttctgcccaatataaataaaataaataataaataaatgctttatttatcacgtaggcgaacatagttgcacttatgacaagtcaaggtacagtcgaatccgtttataatgacatcgaaaggaattaacaaacacgtcataataagcggacgtcataaaaagcgttttgtgaaaaaaaaaatgtaaatagtatgcatgtatttaagtactttaatagagaaacatagtaacttataaaataaaaattgcacgtaataagtacatacctatgtatgtatgtatgtgcataaaagttgtattttttaatgtaagtaatctgtaatttttgtctgctattgtttttttattttattgtaaaaacagtctctaatactattgtgtatagaagacatcgctatgtAAATTACTCACtgagattcaaaacaaaaacgagccacgtgccgaacgtcgtcgggaatCAAAGAACATTACCGAGGGCGTAACGAATCctgtcggtcattataaccggacataatttattaaaaggggtcacaataagcgacatgtcactgtaagggaagtcattatattcgacttttttataaagaatcttatatgaaaaccaaacttcgtagtgtaattacgtcataataagaggttagtcaatataggcagagtcataataaacggattatactgtacatgagaatatttaattattacttaataaaattatcttatataaacaaagacaatttatattggtaataaaataaatgaaaaatatagtaaacaaagaagccagcttaGGCTGgtaggaaagaagaaataaaatgatgtatatatgtaatttttaataaataataagggagaaacaCGTTGCAATCcccaccggtgaggacaataaaagccctaacctagctaacctaccagcctttcataagctacctaagtgatgactacccgaagaagaaaggcagaaagaaactcttggctttattttttgtcatcaattgtccattgaatcttttataatattatttatatatcttataataaatctttagtATACAAATGATATGATGATAAGATTGCCTAAAAACATGACAGCGAACTGTGAATTAATGTCAGTTTTCTGTTACCTCCCCAGTCACACCAATATCCTCAACCCGTGGTGCGACCATAATTGCATCTCAGAGTGCAAGTGGTGTACGCTGTGTAGACATCAGCGCTATACCTGAGCAGCCCGAGCCTCTGCTAGCTCTGGGCTATACTAGCGGGAAGGTCGCTCTCACTACACTCAAGCAAACTTATGATCCTTTGGGACTTGTTGGGAGAGAGTTTAGTAAGTACACCTCCAATGATTATGAAACAAAACACATATTAACATATATTGTTTTGCTGTTTACCATCACTATCCACTTATAAATTCGATTTGCAGGCCAAAAAGTAAGCTATGTTAGTTTAGCTTAGCCTATATAGCTGATATATTTGTTCATATATCAGCTATGCAAGCTTTTTGTCTGCAACCATCATTAGTATGCTAAAATATGCATGTAAATAATAGAACAATAAGCCAATgatttaagtattaataatgatttaagtttgtattaaatttataatcattttcacCACATTGTGGTTGATgagaaataactttataaagatCTAATAAACATGCTGGATGCAAGTTCTTCTCGAAAACATTATGAGAGATGTATGTTCACTATTgaaagaaaatagtttttcataaataggtaaactaaattaattaaattaataattaaattcattaaataaatattttgttgtccATAACAGCGTCGCGTTACCAGCGGCTTTGCAACTCTGTGTCATGGAGCCACGTGGAGACCAACATGCTTGCGGTGGCCATGGAGAAGCACCGCAGCGACCACTGCATCCTTCTGTGGGACGTGAACAGAGGCTCTTCACCCGCCGACGAGGCTAGAGGTGGTAGACATTAATGTAGTCATATAACTTTATCTTGATGATTATAAATTTAGGCTAAGGTGACCATGGTGTACAACCCCAGaataaaggaaaattttaaCTTAAGCTTGATCTAGAATTATATGTAGtgcattaattttgtaattatatacacaactagcttttgcccgcggctccgcccgcgttataaagtttttcaggctaaagttttccgttataaaagtagtagtttcccgggagcctatgttcttcccagggtctcaaactgtctccataccaaatttcatcttaatacgttgggtagtttttgagtttaacacgttcaggcagacagatgcactGGAggtcttttgttttataatatattttttagaactttttaagaggaacaatcccgtcatacatcattgttgcataactctaaccgtttgcgcagcgcacgcaacggaagctctccaaactaataaattgtccccgtttttgcaacatgtttcatttctgctccgctcctattggtcatagcgtgatgatatacagcctatagtactccacaaataaagggctatccaacacaaaacgattttttcagttcaaactggtagttcctgagtttagccattactgctccgctcctattggtcatagcgtgatgatatataacttagagcactctacaaacaaagggctattcaacacaaaaaaaatttttcagttcgaatcggtagttcctgagattagccattactgctccgctcctattaggtatagcgtgataatatatagcaaatagcactctacaaacaaagggctattcaacacaaaaagattttttcagttcgaatcggtagttcctgagattagccattactgctccgctcctattgggtatagcgtgatgatatatagcctatagcactccacgaacaaaaggctatccaacgcaaaaagaatttttcagttcggaccggtagttcctgagattaggcattactgctccgctcctattgggtatagcgcgatgatatatagcctatagcactccacgaacatagggctatccaacgcaaaaagaatttttcagttcggaccggtagttcctgagattagcgcgttcaaacaaacaaacaaacaaacaaacaaactcttcagctttatataatagtatagattccggtaccccgcaggtacagacagcgCGCACTCGCCGGCCGACCCGTCGAAGCCGCTCGCCGAAATGGGCCTGTCGGAGGCGGCGCACAACGTGGCCTGGTCCAACTGCTCCAACCGAACGCTGCTCGCTTCCATGAACTTgaaatacatcaaaatatttgatcTCAGAGGTGAGTGGTTATTGAATGTTTATTGTAGTGCGGTATGGTCAATGAAAAGTTAACACAATACTAAAAACATAAAGGCATTATTCCACATTATTAAGGTTAAGCATTCAGTCATGGTTCAGCTGAGATCTGGTAACCTCTtgactacatattttatactttataaactgttatttattattttggttGTCTATGGTGAAGTAATTCCACATAGCTGAGCTAATTCATACATACTGTTGGAATTACAATGTTGGTGATTGAATGACGTGTAAGCGATTTGTCCTCCAGACCTATCGAACAAAGCGGTGAGCGTGACGACGAGCCGGCACTGCTACGGCGTGTGCGCAGACCCGTTCAACCCGTGGCAGCTGGCGTCGCGCGGCGAGGGCGCCGTGTGCGTGTGGGACGCGCGCAGCTTCGACCGGCCCGTGCTCACGCTGCTCCACCACAAGCCCGTGGCGCATGTGCAGTGGTGCCCCACCAGGTACGTGCGGGTACTAGTACCCAGAAGAACCAGACTTCTACTTCGATGGGGTGGCAGCTTAACACACTGTTTCAAGATGACTGGCCAGGTCTAGCTGGACAAGTGCCTGACTTCAGTGCTGTCTAAGGAATCCATTTCCGAGGAAAGCGTATTCATAAAAGCCACACGGTGTAATCAAACGTGGATATGAAACCTGGATCCCCAGTCTATAGTTTCTTCACACTTGGCACAAGCCAAGGAGGCCATCAAGATTACTCTAATTACAAAGGACCTAAACTGTCCAAGTAACATTCACAAGCGATGAGGAGCGTATAATATTCTAGCATCATTTAGTATCGAGAAAGAACTGCCACATGATACTTCGTACCTTTGCTCTGTTGTAGTATTGAGTGGTTTGCACTTTGTCTTTTAGTAACGTTTTTGTGTTCAGGCGGAACCTGCTGCTGTCTCTACAGCGCGACTCGGCCACGCTCCGCCTCCACGACATACAACAGGCGAACAACAACGCGATCGATAACATGGTGAGTCACAATGGGAGACTTATAGCCATAGAGCATCTGGGTGCAAAATATGAGTTTATATGAGCAtcttataaagataataattgtattagtaGGTGATATCATCGAGATGAAATAGTAGTTCTGTGCTGTTGTTGTTGTGCAGTTGGCAGCGACAGCAGTGGAAGCGGAGCTGGAGGAGTACTCGCGCGGCCCGAGCGTGCTGGAGCGCGAGGTGTcgccgggcgcgggcgcgggcgggggcggcggcgggggcgcgggcgcggggggcgcTCCCATCGCCGCCTTCAGCTGGCACCCCGCGCACGAGGCCCGGCTGCTGGCCGTGTACGCCTCAGGTGCCTGCCACTACCACTCTTACATACCCAAGTGCAGCATACAACTTGTAACTGTCCCATCGCAATTCAACATTTTGTCCACAGGTATGATAGCCGACTATACAGTGTGCGAGCGCGTGACGGTGGCGTGGggctgcggcggcggcggcgggggagGCGGGCTCGTGTGGACCGGCGCGGGCGGCACGCTGCGGCTCATGCGCGACGATTTCTACGCAGCCATCCGAGACATCTCCTACGTCATGAGACGTCGTGCCACTACCGACTACGGGCTTAAGGTATGTTGATTCGAAAGACCAACAACTATTTTGATCCTTCGAGCGTGGATAGTAGCAAAAAGTTGTATTATTTACATAGCATAAGTGCTTGagacagtttaaaaaaatataatcaaatttactaatagatttaaaattacataattcgAATTAGAAACAAACTACATCCTCCTCTCATCTCACTCGAATTAAATCAGAACAATACACTTTTTAAGCAcgtagaaatatttatacatatttttaactacTGGCATCTGTCGAGTGTTAATTTCTTCTGGTGAATCCAATTTTCGGCATATTATGTTAGAAAAATTCAAACAACTTCTAACCCTATTTCGATATAAACTATAATACTCAAAATCTATTTCAGTATTGTCTTATAAAAGTATTATCACTAGCTAATATATTCTGTTGATGGAATGCCAAAAAGTGTTCTGGCAGcggtgggattcgaacccacgcctCCGAAGAGACTGGTGCCTTAAACCAGCGCCTTAGACCGCTCGGCCACGCTACCTGTTACTAGGTAACCCGAAATTACGTGTCGGAAGCTAGATAGAGGTAATAGAGTGTAGAAATGTTTTAATTGCTGAGATAgcggaattatttataaaagcacGTATTTATTACTATAGAGATAAAAGTGTATCAGTAGtggagagaaaaataaaaaatagtattgaCTATTGAAACGAAAATCGaaatattgctattatttttagggaaagcaaaaaaaatatttttttattatacaaattaatataggtTCATTTGACAACAGAGTTTAGTTTAAATAGTTATATGATTTATAATTCTCAGCCGatgcataattatttgtatttcagTTTCCTATCATAATGAAAGATATTTAATAAGGAATTGATTAAGAATGCATATTGTTGCAGTCAGACTTGTGGCAGAACGCGGACCTGGCCGACGACGATGCGCTGAGCGGGCTGTGGCACTTCATGGCGCTGAGCAAGTCCCTCGTGGAGGACGGTGAGGCTGGCGGCGTGGCGTGTGTGTGCGGTGTGTGCGGTGTGTGCGGTGTGTGCGGTGGGAGCGGGTGCTGAGCGAGCGGTGTGTGTGCAGGGTGCATCCGCGGCAGCCCGTGGCGCCACCCCGGCGTGCGCGGCGTGCTGCGGTCGGCGGGCGAGGGCGGCTACCGCTCCGAGGCCGTGCCGTCGCTGCTGCCCGACCTGCCGGCGCGCCGCGTCACGGTGTTCCGCTCGGGCGAGCGcacgcgcgcgctgcacctgtGCGGCTGGGGCTGGGGCTGGGACAACGCCGCGGCCGGCGTGGAGCGCGCCGAGGCCGAGGGCACGCCGTGCCGCGCCGCCGCCATCGCCGCCTTCCACCTCAAGCTGCGCGCCGCGCTCGACGTGCTGGCGCGCGCGCACGAGCCGCAGCTGCGCGTCGTGGGGCTGGCGCTGGCCGGCCTCAGCGAGGAGCGGCTGTGGCGCGAGGcgctggcggcgggcgcgccGGCGCTGCCCGACGCCTACCTGCGCGCGCTGCTGCACTTCCTGGCCGCGTCGGCGCCGGCGCACCCCGCGCAccacgccgcgcccgccgcgcagCCCGACCTCAGCGCCGTGCTGGTGCGTAGTGCGTGCCGTGTGACTCGCTGCTGTCGACGACACTCTGCTCACTGCATCTCTCCCGCAGAACGAGACGGAGATGCGGCTGGAGGACCGCGTGGCGTTCGCGTGCATCTTCCTGTCGGACGCGAAGCTGCACGAGTACGTGAAGCACACGTGCGACCAGCTCGTCGAGCAGGGCGACCTCTCCGGGATACTGCTCACAGGTACATGCTTccttatctatacttctatactatactattataaatataaaactgaaaaacttgctaatctatactaatactattTAAACTCGCTAATCTTAAGAATTataggtacaaataaaaaaaaaatatttgtgttagaaAGCTCATTTGTCAGAGAAGGCTAAAGGGTGTATCACATCGGATAAACTTTctatctcaggaaaatatatagcgtgacttttatgaTTGATAACTTTATCACGCGAGCGGAGGTGCGAGCAAAAACTAGCCATGTGacagtattatttatacattgccGGCCAATGAGATTTGTTTTACATCCCAAGGACTGTCGTCAGATTCACTTcaattttcttgtttttcatTTTAGGACCTAATCTTCACAGTCCAATAGGTCCCCAGGACGCTTTAGTAACTCCAAATTTAGTATCTCGAGTTTCCCTACTAtaagtttcaaaattaaatctaaaaatatatttttaaaatgactcgtgaaataataattatcgaaGTAATTGACCGACTTATTATTCCAAGTCAGCACTGGTATCAAAATACGCTGATTTGAAAACATTGCTGACTGTTTCAAATTTCATTGTGAACTCTCACaatatcataaacattttattttataacacatcTCATTTGGTATGAAAGTATACACTATTACaagcatttatttatgaaatgatattatgtaatgtagAATTTGgtctttatattatgattgcCAAGTTACAATCAAATCCGACCAACGGTTTCCGCAtttctatttaacaaatatgttacatacatacttttattattttagttacattAGGAGGATGGTAAAATTCTCGGGATGAAATGGGGTGGAGTGCGGAGGCTTGGTATGCTGGTGTAGAATACAACCtcatgtgagagttcgcctgagTCCGtcagtggtaggtctctcatgtgagagTTCGTCTGGGTACcatcgtaatgtctatttttgccgttaagcagcagtatgtagtcattgttgttttcccataacattgtagccagcgtaactactggatatctcatgtcccaggatggcgagcccagtggaatactaaacaatactttataatctaagttgttgaatggtgtttctactgtttatgggcggtcgtatcgtttaccatcaggcgaatgacaaatccgtctcgttattcaaagtaataaaaagaaaattgcgACCACGTTTGCACGTTGTGGCAGGCACGAGTCCGGAGGGCATCTCGCTGCTGCAGCGCTGGGTGGAGGTGTCGGGCGACGTGCAGTCcgccgcgctgctcgccgcGCGCTGCTTCACGCCCGACCTGCTCAAGGACCACCGCGTGCAGCACTGGCTCGACAGGTCAGTCCCTACACTATCACATCTCGCTGCTGCAGCGCTGGGTGGAGGTGTCGGGCGACGTGCAGTCcgccgcgctgctcgccgcGCGCTGCT
This portion of the Manduca sexta isolate Smith_Timp_Sample1 chromosome 14, JHU_Msex_v1.0, whole genome shotgun sequence genome encodes:
- the LOC115447539 gene encoding GATOR complex protein MIOS isoform X2 codes for the protein MSGGRLDVIWSPVHHDKFIIWGPDITLYEVARIKEIEKKTTFTPISSTRGATIIASQSASGVRCVDISAIPEQPEPLLALGYTSGKVALTTLKQTYDPLGLVGREFTSRYQRLCNSVSWSHVETNMLAVAMEKHRSDHCILLWDVNRGSSPADEARGTDSAHSPADPSKPLAEMGLSEAAHNVAWSNCSNRTLLASMNLKYIKIFDLRDLSNKAVSVTTSRHCYGVCADPFNPWQLASRGEGAVCVWDARSFDRPVLTLLHHKPVAHVQWCPTRRNLLLSLQRDSATLRLHDIQQANNNAIDNMLAATAVEAELEEYSRGPSVLEREVSPGAGAGGGGGGGAGAGGAPIAAFSWHPAHEARLLAVYASGMIADYTVCERVTVAWGCGGGGGGGGLVWTGAGGTLRLMRDDFYAAIRDISYVMRRRATTDYGLKSDLWQNADLADDDALSGLWHFMALSKSLVEDGCIRGSPWRHPGVRGVLRSAGEGGYRSEAVPSLLPDLPARRVTVFRSGERTRALHLCGWGWGWDNAAAGVERAEAEGTPCRAAAIAAFHLKLRAALDVLARAHEPQLRVVGLALAGLSEERLWREALAAGAPALPDAYLRALLHFLAASAPAHPAHHAAPAAQPDLSAVLNETEMRLEDRVAFACIFLSDAKLHEYVKHTCDQLVEQGDLSGILLTGTSPEGISLLQRWVEVSGDVQSAALLAARCFTPDLLKDHRVQHWLDSYRNLLDGWQLWWARCALDTWVMAGAAGAAGPGAGGGAGGAPEGAAARRVCVACTYCGKSVAAPPGPARPRAALARLPPPAAKMKQISACPNCRKPLPRCGVCSLHLGTAAGGAGGAAGAAGGAAGAAGGAPFAGWFSWCVACRHGGHAAHLLTWFKEHTECPVSSCNCHCSTLDPPDRL
- the LOC115447539 gene encoding GATOR complex protein MIOS isoform X1 → MSGGRLDVIWSPVHHDKFIIWGPDITLYEVARIKEIEKKTTFTPISSTRGATIIASQSASGVRCVDISAIPEQPEPLLALGYTSGKVALTTLKQTYDPLGLVGREFTSRYQRLCNSVSWSHVETNMLAVAMEKHRSDHCILLWDVNRGSSPADEARDSAHSPADPSKPLAEMGLSEAAHNVAWSNCSNRTLLASMNLKYIKIFDLRDLSNKAVSVTTSRHCYGVCADPFNPWQLASRGEGAVCVWDARSFDRPVLTLLHHKPVAHVQWCPTRRNLLLSLQRDSATLRLHDIQQANNNAIDNMLAATAVEAELEEYSRGPSVLEREVSPGAGAGGGGGGGAGAGGAPIAAFSWHPAHEARLLAVYASGMIADYTVCERVTVAWGCGGGGGGGGLVWTGAGGTLRLMRDDFYAAIRDISYVMRRRATTDYGLKSDLWQNADLADDDALSGLWHFMALSKSLVEDGCIRGSPWRHPGVRGVLRSAGEGGYRSEAVPSLLPDLPARRVTVFRSGERTRALHLCGWGWGWDNAAAGVERAEAEGTPCRAAAIAAFHLKLRAALDVLARAHEPQLRVVGLALAGLSEERLWREALAAGAPALPDAYLRALLHFLAASAPAHPAHHAAPAAQPDLSAVLNETEMRLEDRVAFACIFLSDAKLHEYVKHTCDQLVEQGDLSGILLTGTSPEGISLLQRWVEVSGDVQSAALLAARCFTPDLLKDHRVQHWLDSYRNLLDGWQLWWARCALDTWVMAGAAGAAGPGAGGGAGGAPEGAAARRVCVACTYCGKSVAAPPGPARPRAALARLPPPAAKMKAWL